A single genomic interval of Spirosoma taeanense harbors:
- the fucP gene encoding L-fucose:H+ symporter permease yields the protein MQSPVVTSNPKTAAFTEKKYLVTLVFVTSLFMLWGIAITMGDVLNRHFQNVLHVSKAQSGLVQFSIFGAYAVMGIPAGLFMKRFGYKNGVLLGLTLYALGAFLFVPAANAESFGFFRVALFILACGLATLETVAHPFVAGLGDPHTSDQRINFAQAFNGLGAVVGPLIGGYFILRAGQEHSNDLESVKTLYVIIGSVILSIAAAFFFVKVPPVQDAHSIEAEADAYAVPTDVETIRQPKTLFQHRHFVWAVIAQLFNVAAQGGTWAFFINYGVEKMGFEAEKASYYFALSMVMMMIGRFVGTFLMKFIAPNKLLAGFALGSITMCLIIAQSFGWPSFIALLMLNFFFSIMFPTIFSLGLKGMGTHTQQASSFIVMGVVGGALFPPIMGMVADKDVAAAYYLPIICYVVIFLFGARFSKVD from the coding sequence ATGCAATCACCCGTTGTTACGTCTAACCCTAAAACGGCCGCTTTCACCGAAAAAAAATATCTCGTAACCCTGGTGTTCGTTACGTCCCTGTTTATGTTGTGGGGAATCGCCATCACCATGGGGGATGTTTTGAACCGTCACTTCCAGAACGTACTGCACGTATCGAAGGCTCAGTCGGGTCTGGTGCAGTTTTCTATTTTCGGGGCCTATGCCGTCATGGGTATTCCGGCGGGTTTATTCATGAAGCGCTTCGGGTATAAGAACGGGGTTCTGCTTGGGTTGACCTTATATGCGCTCGGCGCCTTCCTGTTTGTGCCGGCCGCCAATGCCGAATCATTCGGGTTTTTCCGGGTTGCCCTGTTCATCCTGGCTTGTGGGCTGGCAACCCTGGAAACGGTAGCGCACCCGTTCGTAGCGGGACTGGGCGACCCGCATACGAGCGACCAGCGAATCAACTTTGCTCAGGCGTTCAACGGCCTCGGGGCTGTAGTTGGTCCCCTGATTGGTGGCTATTTCATCCTGCGCGCCGGTCAGGAGCATTCCAACGACCTCGAATCCGTAAAAACGCTGTATGTTATCATCGGGAGCGTCATCCTGAGTATTGCTGCGGCTTTTTTCTTTGTTAAGGTGCCTCCGGTGCAGGATGCGCACAGTATTGAGGCCGAGGCTGATGCGTACGCTGTTCCAACGGACGTAGAGACAATCAGACAGCCGAAAACGCTTTTTCAGCACCGGCACTTTGTCTGGGCGGTCATCGCTCAGCTCTTCAACGTAGCCGCACAGGGCGGAACGTGGGCGTTCTTTATCAACTATGGCGTCGAGAAAATGGGCTTCGAAGCCGAGAAAGCCTCGTATTATTTCGCCTTAAGCATGGTCATGATGATGATCGGCCGCTTTGTGGGTACGTTCCTGATGAAGTTCATCGCGCCCAACAAGCTGCTGGCGGGATTTGCCCTGGGCAGTATTACCATGTGCCTGATCATTGCCCAAAGCTTCGGCTGGCCGTCGTTCATAGCCCTGCTGATGCTTAATTTCTTTTTCAGCATCATGTTCCCGACGATTTTCAGCCTGGGTTTAAAAGGAATGGGCACCCATACGCAGCAGGCTTCCTCGTTTATTGTGATGGGCGTTGTGGGTGGTGCTCTGTTCCCGCCGATTATGGGCATGGTGGCCGACAAGGACGTAGCTGCTGCGTATTATCTGCCGATTATTTGCTACGTCGTGATTTTTCTGTTTGGCGCCAGGTTTTCCAAAGTTGACTAA
- a CDS encoding SgcJ/EcaC family oxidoreductase translates to MKLYSVLNRTLVLTLILKSTILLAQTEKDSVAIRAILQQENQAWNKGDAPAYSQPFSPDGTFTNIAGMFFKGYKAFLDQHDVIFKSFFKNTVLTQKIVSLNFVRSDVAILETLCQVSGFAKEGLPTRLQLDAKGQLNTRLLQVFAKDASGWKIISYHNVDVKPGTPIPE, encoded by the coding sequence ATGAAACTATATTCGGTTCTTAATAGAACTTTAGTTCTTACCTTGATCCTTAAGTCAACGATTCTGCTTGCGCAAACCGAGAAGGATTCAGTGGCAATTCGAGCCATCCTTCAGCAGGAGAATCAGGCTTGGAATAAGGGGGATGCCCCGGCATACTCTCAGCCATTTTCCCCTGATGGCACCTTTACGAATATTGCGGGTATGTTCTTCAAAGGGTACAAAGCCTTTTTGGACCAGCACGATGTGATATTCAAAAGCTTTTTTAAGAATACGGTTTTAACCCAAAAAATTGTATCTCTGAACTTTGTCCGCTCCGATGTCGCCATTTTAGAAACCTTATGCCAGGTATCGGGCTTTGCCAAAGAAGGTCTTCCGACCAGACTTCAGCTAGACGCCAAGGGGCAACTCAACACCCGCTTATTACAGGTATTCGCTAAAGATGCCAGCGGTTGGAAAATTATCTCTTATCATAATGTAGATGTAAAACCGGGAACCCCTATTCCCGAATAA
- a CDS encoding VOC family protein, whose product MEVDHIFIFTHQAEQVASALQTFGLSEGTANVHPGQGTACRRFYFQNAYLELTWVINSDEIKNPVIERTKLWERSQYKLTQYCPFGLCFKTIQQSEQSVSLLFEDGWRYYSSYLPEGQFANIASNENFPAEPMLFEMPFFGLAPKDYPLEKQQPLIHTTGFRQLTNVTLTLPALVKNFSPALKKVLQESTIHSLVGDTYLVALEFDDGKQGEMKDFTPLIPLRITW is encoded by the coding sequence ATGGAAGTAGACCATATTTTTATTTTTACGCATCAGGCTGAACAAGTCGCGAGCGCATTACAAACCTTTGGCTTAAGCGAAGGCACAGCCAATGTCCATCCTGGACAAGGAACTGCTTGTCGGCGCTTCTATTTTCAGAATGCGTACCTGGAATTAACCTGGGTGATTAATAGCGATGAAATTAAAAATCCAGTGATTGAACGGACCAAACTATGGGAAAGATCACAATATAAGCTCACCCAGTATTGTCCCTTTGGGCTTTGTTTCAAAACCATACAGCAATCTGAACAATCTGTTAGCCTACTTTTTGAGGATGGCTGGCGCTATTATTCCAGTTATTTGCCCGAGGGTCAATTTGCCAACATAGCTTCAAATGAAAATTTTCCCGCTGAGCCTATGCTCTTTGAGATGCCATTTTTTGGCTTAGCTCCGAAAGACTACCCCTTAGAAAAGCAGCAGCCATTGATTCATACAACTGGATTTCGTCAACTGACGAATGTGACCTTAACCCTACCCGCACTTGTCAAAAACTTCTCCCCGGCTCTCAAAAAGGTTCTTCAGGAAAGTACTATTCATAGTTTAGTTGGTGATACCTATTTAGTAGCTCTAGAATTTGACGATGGCAAGCAAGGTGAAATGAAAGATTTTACCCCTTTGATTCCATTACGCATTACTTGGTAG
- a CDS encoding alpha/beta fold hydrolase has protein sequence MKIGLLLLLMAALVQTILRAQSKTYVLVHGGWQGAWCWKKVVPLLEANGNRVVAIDLPGHGDDKTSPAMVTLDDYTKKVVQVANAQTGPVILVGHSMAGVAIAQAAELLGKEKVAKLVFLDAFMPKNGESVFALAAKAEELNKAAGKPAPGPSLSQCLLLADDRMTSVVDPVRVAQLFYHDCSADDVAFAKAHIGPQPMACLGTPVHVTDAQYGAIPKVYILCTQAKDLDKRSIAKHVPIQKMYTLASSHSPFFSMPEKLVAILQAL, from the coding sequence ATGAAAATCGGACTTCTTTTGCTGCTAATGGCAGCGCTAGTTCAAACCATTTTGCGCGCTCAATCGAAAACCTATGTGCTGGTTCATGGAGGCTGGCAAGGGGCTTGGTGCTGGAAAAAGGTAGTACCCCTGCTGGAAGCTAATGGCAATCGGGTAGTGGCGATTGATTTGCCTGGACATGGCGACGACAAAACTTCTCCCGCAATGGTTACTCTTGATGATTATACAAAAAAGGTAGTTCAGGTCGCTAATGCCCAAACAGGTCCAGTTATTCTGGTTGGGCACTCGATGGCGGGCGTTGCCATTGCGCAGGCCGCTGAGCTATTAGGTAAAGAGAAAGTGGCAAAACTGGTATTTCTGGATGCCTTTATGCCTAAAAATGGTGAGTCTGTTTTTGCGCTGGCAGCCAAAGCGGAGGAACTGAATAAAGCCGCTGGTAAACCAGCGCCAGGACCGTCGCTAAGTCAGTGTCTCCTGCTAGCGGATGACAGGATGACTTCTGTAGTCGATCCTGTTCGAGTCGCCCAATTATTCTACCATGATTGTTCGGCCGACGACGTAGCTTTTGCTAAAGCGCATATAGGACCCCAGCCGATGGCTTGCCTGGGTACTCCTGTCCATGTAACGGATGCTCAGTATGGAGCTATTCCGAAAGTGTATATCCTTTGTACGCAGGCTAAAGACCTGGATAAACGTAGTATAGCTAAACACGTACCGATCCAGAAAATGTATACCTTGGCCAGTAGTCATTCACCGTTTTTCTCAATGCCAGAAAAACTGGTGGCTATCCTTCAGGCGCTATGA
- a CDS encoding helix-turn-helix domain-containing protein, whose translation MIFHAIPPSLALQPYIKNYLLVNLFYHPADFPKTPYPVRLEQALIFFARGLITSYDPIIGKTVPIAHNAIFGQQVSRLDFQCVVKTDFLMVQVIFQPGALYRLLGIPSTELTGVFCDGESILNSELQTVNDQLANAKDYAEMIERVEQYMVSKLKKVRREAHPIDRIGELLLYNPVPFSLDWLAGQANLSPRQFERKFSERIGIGPKLYSRISRFFQTINYKERHPDQDWLTVAVEFGYTDYNHLAKDFKQFANVTPNLLMKEYAQRPEIIVNL comes from the coding sequence ATGATCTTTCACGCAATACCTCCCAGCCTAGCCCTGCAGCCTTATATAAAGAATTATCTACTGGTCAACCTCTTTTATCATCCAGCTGATTTTCCGAAAACGCCCTATCCTGTCCGTCTGGAGCAAGCCCTGATATTTTTCGCCCGAGGCCTTATTACATCCTATGATCCAATAATTGGGAAAACGGTTCCGATCGCTCACAATGCCATATTTGGCCAACAAGTGTCCCGGCTTGATTTCCAATGCGTTGTGAAGACCGACTTCCTGATGGTGCAGGTCATTTTTCAACCGGGAGCCCTGTATCGTTTATTAGGTATTCCAAGTACGGAACTGACCGGTGTGTTTTGTGACGGAGAGTCTATACTCAACTCGGAATTACAAACCGTCAATGATCAACTGGCTAATGCGAAAGACTATGCAGAGATGATTGAGCGGGTTGAGCAATATATGGTAAGTAAATTAAAAAAAGTCAGGCGGGAGGCCCATCCCATTGATCGAATTGGGGAGCTTTTACTTTATAACCCAGTACCTTTTTCCTTGGATTGGCTGGCCGGTCAAGCCAATTTAAGTCCTCGTCAATTTGAGCGGAAATTTAGTGAACGTATTGGCATAGGTCCCAAACTCTACAGTCGAATCAGTCGGTTCTTTCAGACGATAAACTATAAAGAAAGGCATCCTGACCAGGATTGGTTGACCGTAGCCGTTGAATTTGGCTATACCGATTATAACCACTTAGCTAAAGATTTCAAGCAGTTTGCCAATGTCACCCCGAACTTATTGATGAAGGAATATGCCCAACGTCCCGAGATTATCGTGAATCTTTGA
- a CDS encoding ABC transporter permease → MLKNYLTIAIRTLWRNRLFTTINALGLSVGLACVVVLVLFAQKCLTWDSTHANLDRIYYVRTQYPGGDAGNQTVYPLLDQMLRDYPEIETGTHNQSWYYPWIEYGGKSVQEATRFVDSTYFRVFTFPFKYGDPATALMNKRSVVLSEKIAQNLFGDSNPVGKSVTVNDTLQYAVTGVLEKLPSNSSQQFEVLLPASNLLDNPGFRENADWSNTFASTFILLKPDADPARLEAKLPQLVKTHYKVHARNSTLRLAPYKNFIYTQNPSFRGLIYGSIAIALFLLFIISVNLINLNTASALPRAKEVAMRQVVGATRRLVLGQFWTESGLVVLGSLVLSVLFAVFYLIPNFNQLRSENMQLSIDFAQDYPTILTVLGIALTVAVVAGTYPALYLMGLKTTEAVKGKISADPRRGRLRQNGLIVLQFTLAVILILGTIGMREQLQYMKEANLGYDRENVLVFKTDLAYRNEKQAQSRGRAIFDRLRQNPNVVSFASTYYTPVAYQDNFNQYYPVGTENRQVHLRHMGGAVNYTETLKIPMLEGRNFSDATLADSVNKAVVINESAMRAFGWKTAVGKQLRQLNDPSVYTVIGVTKDYHYRDLAGRVEPMLQVYNGRESLSGYLLVRVRDVAKAPALVAELEREFRKIPARRALTYSYLSDDIARSYQSLDNIWRMISFVTMIAILTACAGIFGLISLVAKQRTKEIGVRKVLGASVASLTLLLSMDFLKLVLLAIAIAIPVGWWFGQDMLNYFAYHTSIQWWYIVVAGGLAVGIALMSISFQALKAALMNPARSLRSE, encoded by the coding sequence ATGCTGAAAAATTACCTGACCATCGCGATTCGGACGCTCTGGCGCAACCGGCTGTTCACCACCATCAACGCCCTGGGCCTGTCGGTTGGCCTGGCCTGCGTGGTCGTGCTGGTGCTGTTTGCGCAGAAATGCCTGACCTGGGACAGCACCCACGCCAACCTCGACCGGATTTATTACGTTCGGACGCAGTATCCGGGTGGCGATGCCGGTAACCAGACGGTGTATCCGCTGCTCGATCAGATGCTGCGCGACTACCCCGAAATTGAAACCGGCACGCATAACCAGAGCTGGTATTACCCCTGGATCGAGTATGGCGGCAAGAGCGTTCAGGAGGCCACCCGATTCGTCGATTCAACCTACTTCCGGGTCTTTACGTTTCCCTTCAAATACGGCGATCCGGCTACCGCGCTGATGAACAAACGGTCGGTAGTGCTCAGCGAGAAGATCGCGCAGAACTTATTTGGCGACAGCAATCCGGTTGGCAAGTCTGTAACCGTCAATGATACGCTGCAGTATGCCGTTACGGGCGTGCTGGAAAAACTGCCGTCCAACTCATCCCAGCAGTTTGAGGTGCTGCTGCCCGCTTCGAACCTGCTCGACAATCCGGGATTTCGCGAAAACGCCGACTGGTCGAACACGTTTGCCTCGACGTTTATCCTGCTGAAGCCAGACGCCGACCCTGCCCGACTGGAAGCCAAGCTGCCCCAGTTAGTGAAAACCCACTATAAGGTCCATGCCCGGAACTCCACACTGCGACTAGCGCCGTATAAAAACTTCATTTATACCCAGAATCCGTCGTTTCGGGGCCTCATCTACGGATCAATCGCTATCGCTCTGTTCCTGCTGTTTATCATCAGCGTCAATCTGATCAACCTGAACACGGCCTCGGCCCTGCCCCGTGCCAAAGAAGTAGCCATGCGGCAGGTGGTAGGGGCGACACGCCGGTTGGTACTGGGCCAGTTCTGGACCGAGTCGGGCCTGGTTGTTCTGGGTTCGCTGGTGTTGTCGGTGCTGTTTGCGGTATTCTATCTGATTCCGAACTTCAATCAGTTACGGAGCGAGAATATGCAGCTGAGTATTGACTTCGCTCAGGATTACCCGACCATCCTGACCGTGCTGGGCATTGCCCTAACGGTGGCCGTGGTGGCCGGAACATATCCTGCTTTGTATCTGATGGGGCTGAAAACGACGGAGGCCGTAAAGGGAAAGATTTCAGCCGATCCCCGGCGCGGTCGGCTCCGGCAGAACGGACTGATCGTGCTGCAGTTTACGCTGGCTGTAATCCTGATTCTGGGGACAATTGGTATGCGCGAACAACTCCAGTACATGAAAGAAGCCAATCTGGGCTACGACAGGGAGAACGTGCTGGTGTTTAAGACCGATCTGGCTTACCGGAACGAGAAACAGGCCCAGTCGCGCGGACGGGCTATTTTCGACCGGCTTCGGCAGAATCCCAACGTAGTATCTTTTGCAAGCACCTATTACACCCCGGTTGCCTACCAGGACAACTTCAATCAGTATTATCCCGTGGGCACTGAAAACCGGCAGGTACACCTTCGGCACATGGGCGGGGCGGTCAACTATACCGAAACGCTGAAAATTCCGATGCTCGAAGGCCGCAACTTCTCCGACGCTACGCTCGCTGATTCCGTCAATAAGGCCGTGGTTATAAACGAATCGGCCATGCGGGCGTTCGGCTGGAAAACGGCTGTGGGCAAACAGCTCCGGCAACTCAACGACCCGTCGGTATACACGGTTATCGGGGTAACGAAGGACTACCACTACCGCGACCTGGCCGGCCGGGTCGAACCCATGCTGCAGGTATACAATGGACGCGAAAGTCTGAGTGGGTATCTGCTGGTTCGGGTCAGGGATGTAGCCAAAGCGCCGGCGCTTGTTGCCGAACTGGAGCGGGAGTTCAGAAAAATTCCGGCCCGCCGGGCGCTTACCTATTCCTATCTGTCCGACGATATTGCGCGGTCGTACCAGTCACTCGACAATATCTGGCGGATGATCAGCTTCGTAACGATGATCGCTATCCTGACGGCCTGTGCGGGTATTTTCGGGCTGATCTCGCTCGTCGCCAAACAACGGACCAAAGAAATTGGCGTTCGGAAAGTGCTGGGTGCATCGGTGGCAAGCCTTACGCTGCTGCTCTCAATGGATTTTCTCAAACTGGTGCTGCTGGCCATCGCAATTGCTATACCCGTGGGCTGGTGGTTCGGTCAGGACATGCTGAATTACTTTGCCTACCACACCTCGATTCAGTGGTGGTACATTGTTGTGGCGGGCGGACTGGCTGTGGGCATTGCCCTGATGTCGATTTCTTTTCAGGCGCTCAAAGCCGCGCTGATGAATCCGGCGAGGTCGTTACGCTCTGAGTGA
- a CDS encoding serine hydrolase domain-containing protein, with product MKNFSGQSVLTTSSLWTSTPRICAGVSPWSLITLLPCLLGACSVINLEDHRDTNTQKVQQAVNQVRADLEASLQHQVPSLNVLIQTPTEKIFASSVPPGNAPVTETTYFRFASNTKNFTSTAILNMYEDDWLDFRAPITGLIPGTTVPYVPDTPNWNFPYKNSITIEQLLQHSAGVFDVDNDPVPGFGGLSFTESTQTADPTHQFSTDEMVDQLIRHNLSYFAPGTGYHYSNTGYSILAKIIERVYSVKSGSTKTYGDYLKDYVIGSTAPVPVTIHFPVRADDTVLPSPHMAGLVLSPGSARQYGDYNMSAQVGEGNGYGTMAALNTYIRSLMKGQNVLKPETVQIMQTDVSSANPTYALGTTFTKNVGYGHNGARIGNLALIAYDPLTDVSVVVYLPLWDLTQGDTSFLKCFTALYDAAYAARTTLGYPGRP from the coding sequence ATGAAAAACTTCTCTGGCCAATCTGTTCTGACCACGTCCTCGTTGTGGACAAGTACCCCTCGAATCTGTGCTGGCGTAAGTCCCTGGAGTCTGATTACACTGCTGCCCTGTTTGCTGGGAGCCTGTTCCGTTATCAATCTGGAAGATCACCGCGATACGAATACGCAGAAGGTTCAGCAGGCGGTTAACCAGGTACGGGCCGATCTGGAGGCCAGCCTGCAGCATCAGGTTCCTTCGTTGAATGTGCTGATTCAGACACCGACGGAAAAAATCTTCGCATCGTCCGTTCCTCCGGGGAATGCCCCCGTTACGGAAACGACGTATTTCCGCTTCGCCAGCAATACCAAAAACTTTACGTCTACCGCCATTCTGAACATGTACGAAGATGACTGGCTGGATTTCAGGGCGCCGATCACCGGGCTTATTCCGGGCACCACGGTTCCTTATGTGCCCGATACGCCAAACTGGAATTTTCCCTATAAAAACTCGATTACCATTGAGCAGCTGCTGCAACACAGCGCCGGGGTGTTCGACGTCGACAACGACCCCGTTCCGGGATTCGGCGGCCTATCCTTCACCGAATCTACCCAAACGGCTGACCCGACGCACCAGTTCTCGACCGACGAGATGGTTGATCAGTTGATCCGCCATAACCTGTCCTATTTTGCGCCGGGTACGGGCTATCACTACAGCAACACGGGCTACTCCATTCTGGCCAAGATCATCGAGCGGGTTTATTCCGTTAAAAGTGGTAGCACCAAAACCTACGGCGATTACCTGAAAGATTACGTAATTGGTTCCACCGCGCCGGTTCCCGTAACCATTCATTTCCCCGTCCGGGCCGACGATACGGTATTGCCCAGCCCGCATATGGCAGGTCTCGTTCTGTCGCCGGGGAGCGCCCGGCAATACGGTGATTACAACATGAGCGCGCAGGTCGGTGAAGGCAACGGCTATGGGACAATGGCTGCCCTGAACACGTATATCCGTTCCCTGATGAAAGGGCAGAACGTGTTAAAGCCCGAAACGGTACAGATCATGCAGACAGATGTGTCGTCGGCGAATCCAACCTATGCGCTGGGGACTACGTTCACCAAAAATGTGGGCTACGGCCATAACGGTGCCCGCATTGGCAACCTCGCGCTGATAGCCTATGACCCGCTTACCGACGTATCGGTCGTGGTGTATCTGCCTTTATGGGATTTAACCCAGGGCGACACGTCGTTTCTGAAATGCTTTACCGCCCTTTACGATGCAGCCTACGCGGCCCGGACAACACTGGGCTATCCGGGTAGACCCTGA
- a CDS encoding FAD-binding protein — MTTPNNLDAIAIHPTRMGFDLSNRTWAPDSRTGNSWVGLPAFEGQFSTDGASLAAVADDYGHLIHRTPTAVLRPASVDDVTRMVQFARQHGIRIVSRGNGHTTYGQSQVEAGVVIDLRSLNQIHAITSDQAVVGGGVIWRDLLLATLNVGLTPPVLTDYTRLTIGGTLSMGGVSGRSFQYGAQVDNVLELQVVTGEGQLITCSEETNRPLFEAVLAGLGQCAIIVRATIRLIPAKQHARTLRLFYADVPTMLIDLRLLTTDQRFDHIRGNSMLGGTPEQPSTELVYFLEATSFYNTADELPTDALTDLHFRRGSEQTEEMTYFAYTDLVSELVNTLEGAGLNSLPHPWLDLFVPDSAIDQFASEAVAALDPTLLLPGSIILFFPFVRSQLKRPMLRVPDEELFYLFDILLAIPPSPDVTEAILAQNRRLYEQNCSRGGTFYTISAVPMTRADWAAHFQPVWPDLVRAKQTHDPDNILGAGLSVFDSAC, encoded by the coding sequence ATGACCACGCCCAACAACCTCGACGCCATAGCTATCCACCCAACCCGGATGGGTTTTGATCTTTCTAACCGCACCTGGGCTCCCGATAGCCGTACGGGAAATTCGTGGGTTGGCTTACCGGCGTTCGAGGGTCAGTTTTCTACCGACGGAGCCTCGCTGGCCGCAGTAGCCGATGATTACGGGCATCTAATCCACCGTACGCCCACGGCCGTGTTACGTCCGGCGTCGGTAGATGATGTCACTCGCATGGTTCAGTTTGCCCGTCAGCACGGCATCCGTATCGTTAGCCGGGGCAACGGCCACACGACCTACGGTCAGTCGCAGGTGGAAGCCGGTGTGGTGATCGATCTCCGGAGCCTCAACCAGATTCACGCCATTACGTCGGATCAGGCCGTGGTCGGTGGGGGCGTAATCTGGCGCGACCTGCTGCTGGCTACCTTAAACGTGGGCCTGACTCCACCGGTCCTGACGGATTATACCCGGCTGACCATCGGCGGCACGCTGTCGATGGGCGGGGTGAGCGGCCGGAGTTTTCAGTACGGCGCGCAAGTGGACAACGTACTCGAACTTCAGGTAGTCACCGGAGAAGGCCAGCTCATCACCTGCTCCGAAGAAACCAACCGCCCACTTTTTGAGGCCGTATTAGCCGGACTGGGCCAGTGCGCGATCATTGTCCGGGCTACGATCCGGCTGATTCCGGCTAAGCAACACGCCCGCACGTTACGTCTGTTTTATGCCGACGTGCCAACGATGCTGATAGACCTTCGTCTGCTGACGACAGACCAGCGCTTCGACCATATACGGGGCAACAGTATGCTGGGGGGTACGCCGGAGCAGCCCTCCACGGAGCTCGTTTATTTTCTGGAAGCCACCTCTTTTTATAACACCGCCGATGAGTTGCCGACGGATGCGCTGACTGATCTGCATTTTCGGCGGGGTTCCGAGCAAACCGAAGAGATGACCTATTTTGCCTATACCGATCTGGTGTCAGAACTGGTCAATACCCTGGAAGGGGCCGGACTCAACAGCCTGCCGCACCCCTGGCTGGATTTGTTCGTGCCCGATTCCGCCATCGATCAGTTTGCTTCCGAGGCTGTAGCTGCCCTCGACCCTACCCTGCTGCTGCCGGGCTCCATCATCCTGTTTTTCCCTTTCGTGCGCTCGCAGTTGAAGCGGCCCATGCTGCGGGTACCCGATGAAGAACTCTTTTATCTCTTCGACATCCTGCTGGCGATCCCGCCCAGCCCCGATGTAACGGAGGCCATTCTGGCTCAAAACCGAAGGCTGTACGAACAGAACTGTAGCCGAGGTGGGACTTTTTATACGATCAGCGCCGTCCCCATGACCCGTGCGGACTGGGCTGCTCATTTTCAGCCGGTGTGGCCTGATCTGGTCAGAGCCAAACAAACCCATGACCCCGATAATATTCTTGGGGCGGGGCTAAGCGTGTTTGACTCAGCCTGCTGA
- a CDS encoding energy transducer TonB, producing MLKFFLTFWLLGLLGVCAQAQQPHLDSKSTPSRPIYTVAEEHPAFPGGMNKLGNYLRKNLQYPQAARQARKEGKVFVTFIVGEQGAIEEVRALNSLDPELDAEAVRVVQAMPNWKPAKVAGKAVACRYNLPINFAL from the coding sequence ATGCTTAAATTCTTCCTCACGTTCTGGCTACTAGGCCTTTTGGGGGTGTGCGCTCAGGCCCAGCAACCCCATCTTGATTCCAAGTCTACACCATCTCGTCCCATTTATACCGTAGCCGAAGAACATCCTGCGTTTCCTGGCGGGATGAACAAACTGGGAAATTATCTTCGCAAAAATCTGCAATACCCGCAAGCGGCCCGTCAGGCCCGGAAAGAAGGAAAGGTGTTTGTTACCTTCATTGTGGGCGAACAGGGCGCCATTGAAGAAGTCCGCGCCCTGAATAGCCTCGACCCGGAACTGGATGCCGAAGCCGTCCGGGTTGTGCAGGCCATGCCCAACTGGAAACCGGCTAAAGTGGCTGGTAAAGCGGTGGCTTGCCGGTATAATCTTCCGATCAATTTTGCTCTGTAG
- a CDS encoding porin: protein MRSFPSVVALLFATYSVAQVSDTTTSATAQAAVHTGPGLTLTGYVEAYYVHDFTAPKTSQERPAFLYNHKRNREVNINLAFVKAAYTTARVRSNLALQVGTYVQYNYAAEQGLVKPIFEANAGVKLSRAKDLWLDAGIFTSHIGFESAISKDCWTLTRSLVAENSPYYLAGAKLTYNSGNGRWTLLGMVTNGWQRVKKLEGYSGPSISTQVQYRPSDKLTLNWSSFLGSDRPDSLRQGRFYNNVYVIMNPQGHFGLILGFDIGADRKPVVRTGSTIRVDGGGSYVWFSPVVIARCKASDKSYVAGRVEYYDDRNAVVIGIPGFQTFGYSLNYDYAILPNALLRMEGKVYSSTKALFESARGLTRSNASLTTSLAVSF from the coding sequence ATGAGATCTTTTCCAAGCGTCGTCGCTCTGCTGTTCGCAACCTATTCGGTTGCCCAGGTTTCAGACACGACAACATCGGCAACCGCCCAGGCAGCTGTCCACACAGGTCCGGGGCTGACCCTAACGGGCTACGTGGAAGCGTATTACGTTCATGACTTTACAGCCCCAAAAACCAGCCAGGAGCGGCCGGCCTTTCTATATAATCATAAACGCAACCGCGAAGTCAACATCAACCTGGCCTTTGTAAAAGCAGCCTATACCACTGCCCGCGTCCGGAGCAATCTAGCTCTTCAGGTCGGCACCTATGTGCAATACAACTACGCAGCCGAGCAGGGTCTGGTGAAACCTATTTTCGAAGCCAACGCAGGCGTGAAACTGAGCCGCGCGAAAGACCTCTGGCTCGATGCAGGCATTTTTACGTCGCACATTGGTTTTGAGAGCGCCATCTCGAAAGACTGCTGGACACTCACGCGCAGCCTGGTGGCCGAAAACTCGCCTTATTATCTGGCGGGGGCCAAGCTGACTTATAATTCGGGGAACGGCAGGTGGACCTTACTCGGCATGGTAACCAACGGCTGGCAGCGGGTAAAAAAACTAGAGGGCTATAGCGGCCCGTCCATCAGTACGCAGGTGCAGTACCGCCCTTCGGACAAGTTGACGCTGAACTGGAGTAGCTTTCTGGGCTCCGACCGGCCCGATTCGCTCCGGCAAGGCCGGTTTTATAACAACGTGTACGTTATCATGAACCCACAGGGTCATTTTGGTTTGATTCTGGGCTTCGATATCGGGGCTGATCGCAAGCCGGTAGTCCGCACCGGATCGACTATCCGCGTGGATGGGGGTGGCAGTTACGTCTGGTTTTCGCCCGTGGTGATTGCCCGGTGCAAAGCGTCTGATAAGAGTTACGTAGCTGGTCGCGTAGAATATTACGACGACCGGAACGCCGTAGTTATTGGTATTCCCGGCTTCCAGACCTTCGGCTATTCGCTTAACTACGATTATGCCATTCTGCCCAATGCGCTGTTGCGTATGGAAGGCAAGGTGTATTCCAGTACGAAGGCTTTGTTTGAGTCTGCCCGTGGGTTAACTCGTTCCAACGCATCGCTGACCACGAGCCTGGCGGTAAGTTTTTAA